The Euphorbia lathyris chromosome 2, ddEupLath1.1, whole genome shotgun sequence genome includes a window with the following:
- the LOC136220854 gene encoding uncharacterized protein yields MEKKILDYTLVPAGLGILAAYHLWLFLRIIYTPYKTVIGVNALTRRFWIRAMMEDTSKNGVLAVQTLRNNIMASTLLASMAITLSSVIAVLMANVGKGIRTTILAYGDTSHSAMSVKFSCIMVCFLVAFLFNVQSIRYYSHGSMLINVPFKKMSPDHHHLTAEYVEKSINRGSYFWSLGLRAFYFSLPLFLWIFGPIPMFLCCFLLVFMLYFLDVASECKWVYDFSEDHDEELGCQNQI; encoded by the exons ATGGAGAAAAAAATTCTCGATTACACTTTAGTCCCAGCCGGATTAGGAATACTTGCAGCATATCACCTATGGCTATTCCTCCGAATCATATACACTCCTTACAAAACTGTAATCGGCGTCAATGCCCTCACTCGCCGTTTCTGGATTCGAGCTATGATGGAG GACACATCCAAAAACGGAGTTCTGGCTGTACAGACTCTCCGAAACAACATAATGGCATCAACACTTTTAGCGTCAATGGCGATAACGCTCAGCTCCGTAATTGCGGTGCTAATGGCGAACGTCGGCAAAGGCATTCGGACGACAATACTTGCGTACGGAGATACAAGCCACAGCGCTATGTCGGTTAAGTTTTCTTGTATAATGGTGTGTTTTCTGGTGGCTTTTTTGTTCAATGTGCAATCTATAAGGTATTACAGCCATGGAAGCATGCTGATTAACGTTCCTTTTAAGAAAATGTCGCCGGATCACCACCATCTGACGGCGGAGTATGTGGAAAAATCTATTAATCGAGGTAGTTATTTTTGGTCGCTAGGATTGCGTGCTTTCTACTTCTCTTTGCCGCTATTTTTGTGGATCTTCGGTCCAATTCCAATGTTTTTGTGTTGCTTTTTGCTGGTTTTCATGCTTTATTTTCTTGATGTTGCATCTGAATGTAAATGGGTTTATGACTTTTCTGAGGATCATGATGAAGAACTCGGCTGCCAAAATCAAATTTGA